In Candidatus Bathyarchaeia archaeon, the following are encoded in one genomic region:
- a CDS encoding histone deacetylase: MNKTAVIFSPIYYQHNPGIGHPESAKRLGAIINELKKGKLSKSKNWQFVEPEKARVADVQLVHDTDYIKLVEAVCRAGGGALDSGDTVASAKSFDVALYAAGGAITAVNLVMNKEFENAFALMRPPGHHAGRLRAMGFCIFNNAAIAAKHLLKKFKLDRILILDIDAHHGNGTQETFYETNKVLYISLHQDPRSFPGAGFINEVGEDVGLGYNVNIPLPYQTSDQVYIRALKEIVAPIIRQYKPQFMLVSAGLDGHYTDPVGNLALSLLSYQETYKLIVDLVSEMCDGKLVCVLEGGYGKFVGKIAALAIAKMSGTKYAVNDKSPTVNSRVRKQGEKIIREAKKTQRNFWKLD; encoded by the coding sequence ATGAATAAAACAGCAGTCATTTTTTCACCCATATACTATCAACACAACCCGGGCATTGGTCACCCGGAATCAGCAAAGCGTTTAGGAGCAATAATCAACGAACTAAAAAAAGGAAAACTTTCAAAAAGCAAGAACTGGCAGTTTGTAGAACCCGAAAAAGCTCGCGTTGCAGATGTGCAGCTTGTTCATGATACAGATTACATTAAACTTGTTGAAGCAGTTTGCAGAGCTGGAGGAGGAGCTCTAGATTCAGGCGATACAGTGGCATCTGCAAAGAGTTTTGATGTTGCCCTTTACGCGGCTGGCGGCGCAATAACAGCAGTCAATCTTGTGATGAACAAAGAGTTTGAAAACGCGTTTGCTTTAATGCGTCCTCCGGGACATCACGCTGGACGCCTTCGTGCAATGGGCTTCTGTATTTTCAACAATGCCGCCATAGCCGCTAAACACTTACTTAAAAAATTCAAACTAGACAGAATTCTCATATTGGACATAGACGCCCATCATGGCAACGGCACACAAGAAACCTTCTACGAAACCAACAAAGTCCTATACATAAGTCTACACCAAGATCCACGCAGCTTTCCAGGAGCAGGATTCATAAACGAAGTCGGAGAAGATGTTGGCTTAGGTTACAACGTAAACATTCCACTTCCCTACCAAACAAGCGACCAAGTATATATAAGGGCCCTAAAAGAGATCGTAGCGCCTATAATACGCCAGTACAAACCCCAATTCATGTTAGTATCGGCTGGATTAGATGGACATTACACAGACCCTGTGGGAAATCTTGCGCTTTCGCTCTTGTCTTATCAAGAAACTTATAAGCTAATAGTGGATTTGGTGTCAGAAATGTGTGATGGGAAGCTTGTTTGTGTTTTAGAGGGTGGTTATGGAAAGTTTGTGGGTAAAATTGCCGCTTTAGCCATCGCAAAAATGAGTGGAACCAAATACGCCGTGAATGATAAATCGCCAACAGTGAATAGTCGTGTGAGAAAACAAGGAGAGAAAATAATAAGAGAAGCCAAAAAAACTCAAAGAAATTTCTGGAAACTGGATTAA
- a CDS encoding cysteine desulfurase family protein: MVENVKELLRAHEGIKREVYLDIENSSVVPQEVIDAMLPYYNQRAYGNPTLTHKPGWEAFETIMESTQKIANFLGCKMLEEVNFTPGETEANNLALMGTLSSMRNKGKKLVISEIEPISVLHVTEMLQKYGFTTKKVPVGSEGVINLEKLKETVDKETVLVSLSAVNHEIGTIQPIKEALEIVKDKNPEALFHTDASDAYGKAPFNVQQYGVDLATISSYKILGPRGIGVLYVKEGVSVEKILEGQIGTQKLWPGVENTPLIVGFSKASELAFENFEKNTAHMRSLRDKLINGIVGKISDVKLNGPKGDKRVSDNVNISFLRCEGEALTIELSLNGIYVSSGSACTRRLLQPSHVLVAIGRKFDEAHGSILMKVTRYHTEEDINYVLEVLPKAVERIRGITGATGVE, translated from the coding sequence ATGGTTGAAAATGTGAAAGAACTGCTTCGTGCGCATGAAGGGATAAAACGCGAAGTTTATTTGGACATTGAAAACTCAAGCGTGGTTCCGCAAGAAGTAATTGACGCAATGCTGCCATACTACAATCAACGGGCATATGGCAACCCAACACTAACGCATAAGCCCGGTTGGGAAGCCTTCGAAACAATAATGGAATCCACACAGAAAATTGCCAATTTTTTGGGATGCAAAATGCTTGAAGAAGTTAACTTTACACCAGGTGAAACGGAAGCCAACAATTTAGCTTTAATGGGAACGCTGTCTTCGATGAGAAACAAGGGCAAGAAACTTGTAATTTCGGAAATTGAGCCAATAAGCGTTTTACACGTTACCGAAATGCTGCAGAAATACGGGTTTACCACAAAAAAGGTTCCAGTGGGCAGTGAAGGCGTCATAAACCTTGAAAAACTGAAAGAAACTGTTGACAAAGAAACTGTTCTTGTGAGTTTATCCGCTGTAAATCACGAGATTGGAACAATACAGCCCATCAAAGAAGCTCTGGAAATAGTTAAGGACAAAAATCCAGAAGCACTTTTCCACACAGACGCTTCAGATGCTTATGGCAAAGCTCCGTTTAACGTACAACAATATGGCGTAGACTTAGCAACCATAAGCAGCTATAAAATCTTGGGACCCCGAGGCATAGGCGTCCTCTATGTAAAAGAAGGCGTTAGCGTGGAAAAAATTCTTGAGGGTCAAATTGGAACGCAGAAACTCTGGCCAGGCGTTGAAAACACGCCTTTAATTGTTGGGTTCTCGAAGGCATCTGAGTTGGCCTTTGAAAATTTTGAAAAGAACACAGCTCATATGCGTAGCCTTAGAGACAAATTGATCAACGGAATAGTAGGGAAGATTTCTGACGTCAAGCTTAATGGGCCAAAAGGTGACAAGAGAGTTTCAGACAACGTGAACATTAGCTTTTTGCGATGTGAAGGTGAAGCATTAACCATTGAGCTTAGTTTGAATGGCATTTATGTTTCAAGCGGGAGCGCTTGTACAAGGCGTTTGCTTCAACCTAGTCATGTTCTTGTTGCTATCGGCAGAAAATTCGACGAAGCCCACGGCAGCATACTTATGAAGGTCACGAGGTATCATACTGAAGAGGACATAAATTATGTTTTGGAAGTTCTTCCTAAGGCTGTTGAAAGAATACGGGGAATTACAGGCGCTACAGGAGTGGAATAA
- a CDS encoding AAA family ATPase, translating into MPETKQKISEKQMETSAVGFGFQGGKKKRSETVYMVEEQVRTELKDTKLSVSITKAANLDSPSHTELRKKYRIDKYDLHPGYVFPESQQTLIPRNTPEYIDKGFNYVERIVRALYHFKQCALIGPSGTGKTHIVYLVAELCGLPMWEINCGLQTSAYDLFGRYIGLGKENWIDGQIVMWCRNGGILYLDEANMMKQDIATRLNPVLDTRGHIVLTEKDNEIIKRHQYGYLVISMNPFSAEFIGTKPLNAALRRRMSVWINFDYLSIGDKVAPDEVELIAKRSGVDEKTAEKIVRVGAELRRQYKNGDLPYGPSPGDLINWATLVADGCPPIEAAVETIVGTTSDDVEIQAVVKRIVESIFEK; encoded by the coding sequence TTGCCAGAAACCAAACAAAAAATTTCAGAAAAACAAATGGAAACAAGTGCAGTCGGGTTCGGATTCCAGGGTGGAAAAAAGAAAAGAAGCGAAACCGTCTACATGGTAGAGGAACAGGTAAGAACAGAACTAAAAGATACAAAACTATCAGTTTCAATAACAAAAGCAGCAAACCTCGACTCGCCATCACATACAGAACTTCGGAAAAAATACAGAATAGACAAGTACGACTTGCATCCTGGATATGTTTTTCCCGAATCCCAACAAACACTAATACCGCGCAATACCCCAGAATATATAGACAAAGGCTTCAATTACGTTGAAAGAATAGTACGCGCCCTATACCACTTCAAACAGTGCGCCTTAATTGGTCCCAGCGGAACAGGAAAAACACACATAGTCTACTTAGTCGCGGAACTCTGCGGTCTTCCTATGTGGGAGATAAACTGTGGTTTACAGACGTCTGCCTACGACCTTTTTGGAAGATACATAGGACTTGGAAAAGAAAACTGGATCGACGGACAAATAGTAATGTGGTGCAGAAACGGCGGCATACTCTATCTAGACGAAGCTAACATGATGAAACAAGACATAGCCACAAGACTGAACCCAGTCTTAGACACCAGAGGACACATCGTCCTCACAGAAAAAGACAACGAAATAATAAAAAGACATCAATACGGCTACCTAGTAATCTCCATGAACCCCTTCTCAGCCGAATTCATTGGAACCAAACCATTAAACGCTGCTCTCAGGCGGCGCATGTCAGTTTGGATAAACTTTGACTACCTAAGCATAGGCGACAAAGTAGCTCCAGACGAAGTAGAACTCATAGCGAAAAGAAGCGGAGTAGACGAAAAAACAGCCGAAAAAATAGTCCGCGTAGGAGCTGAACTTCGAAGGCAATATAAAAATGGAGACTTACCCTACGGCCCATCACCTGGAGACCTAATCAACTGGGCGACCTTGGTTGCGGATGGCTGTCCGCCAATAGAAGCGGC
- the purB gene encoding adenylosuccinate lyase gives MDVSPIDTGRHGTPEMRKIFEEEARIQRLLDVEAALAWAHAEVGDIPKKDAEKIAAMASTKHVKISRIKEIEREIKHDIASMVRALAEVCGPSGAYVHLGATSYDIVDTANALQLKDALELIEKKLNDFEKVLMEKASRYKNTLMMGRTHGQHALPITLGFKFAVWMREISRHIQRLRQCKERVIVGKMSGAVGTQAGLGEHAVKIQELVMQRLGIKAADISTQIVQRDRHAELVCLLALISSTLDNFATEIRELQRPEIGELFEFFEPEKQVGSSTMSQKRNPELSERVCGLARIVRSLVVPALEDVVTWHERDLTQSSTERYMLPEVCILVDYQLFLMTNIVANLRVDEERMRKNTELTQGRTMSEAVMIALTKKGMSRQEAHELLRKLTLKSEMEKRHFKEVLLEDKTVSKKLTEKEIADALKPKNYLGTAKEQVAKMVKKTMRERKARGIA, from the coding sequence GTGGATGTAAGCCCAATAGACACTGGGCGTCATGGGACTCCGGAAATGCGGAAAATCTTCGAAGAAGAAGCGCGAATTCAGAGACTGCTTGATGTTGAAGCGGCTTTGGCGTGGGCGCACGCTGAAGTAGGGGACATACCAAAGAAAGATGCTGAAAAAATTGCGGCTATGGCTTCTACAAAACATGTTAAGATTAGTCGCATTAAGGAAATTGAACGAGAAATAAAACATGACATCGCCTCTATGGTCAGAGCCTTGGCGGAAGTTTGCGGTCCAAGCGGAGCCTACGTCCATCTTGGCGCAACAAGTTACGACATTGTAGACACGGCTAACGCGCTTCAACTAAAGGATGCGCTGGAGCTTATTGAGAAGAAACTGAATGATTTCGAGAAGGTTCTGATGGAAAAGGCGTCTCGGTATAAGAATACGTTGATGATGGGTAGAACTCACGGTCAGCATGCATTGCCAATCACTTTGGGCTTCAAGTTTGCCGTTTGGATGCGAGAAATTTCCAGGCACATTCAAAGACTACGGCAATGCAAAGAACGCGTTATTGTTGGGAAAATGAGCGGCGCCGTTGGAACGCAAGCAGGCTTAGGCGAGCACGCCGTGAAAATTCAGGAACTTGTTATGCAACGTTTAGGAATTAAAGCCGCTGACATATCTACGCAGATAGTGCAACGAGACCGTCACGCAGAACTCGTATGCTTGTTAGCGCTTATTTCTTCTACACTTGACAACTTCGCCACTGAAATCCGAGAACTGCAAAGACCCGAAATTGGCGAACTCTTCGAGTTTTTCGAACCAGAAAAGCAGGTTGGAAGCTCCACGATGTCGCAGAAGCGAAACCCAGAGCTATCTGAGAGAGTTTGCGGTTTAGCCCGAATTGTTAGGAGTCTTGTTGTTCCCGCTTTAGAAGATGTTGTAACTTGGCATGAACGAGACTTAACACAGTCTTCGACAGAACGTTATATGCTTCCTGAAGTGTGCATTTTGGTTGATTATCAGCTTTTCTTGATGACTAATATTGTGGCTAATTTGCGTGTGGATGAGGAGCGTATGCGCAAGAATACTGAGCTGACTCAAGGACGCACCATGTCAGAAGCAGTGATGATTGCGTTGACAAAGAAAGGCATGAGCCGCCAAGAAGCCCACGAGCTGCTAAGAAAATTGACATTGAAAAGTGAGATGGAAAAGCGGCATTTCAAAGAGGTCCTTCTTGAAGATAAAACTGTAAGTAAAAAATTGACTGAAAAAGAAATTGCTGATGCATTAAAACCTAAGAATTATCTGGGAACAGCGAAAGAGCAAGTAGCAAAAATGGTTAAGAAAACCATGAGAGAGCGCAAGGCTAGAGGAATAGCTTAG
- a CDS encoding asparagine synthetase B — protein MGALIAAINRGDENAAETAVAMLKVLEHEDVDTFGIASPTEVKIAKSAGALANQDFDSPIIIGHVFSRILTTDKPQPIKLEDATLVFEGRLYSATTETFAKKLRQNHEKIAEESIKKAKGDFAFVIAEKEKLIAGRDMLGVRPLYYGQNANLACLASERKALWKVGIKNADSFPPGNTASIDKHGFKFKPVKTFVYSEPRRLPIQTAAEKLQRLLQQSIRERMLGQKEIAVAFSGGLDSSIIAFLAKKTAANVHLIHVSLEGQPETEHAKKAAEELALPIHVHLFSEKDVEKTLPKVLWLIEEPDPVKASIGIPIYWAAEKAAKANFKIMLAGQGADELFGGYKRYVDDYLTYGSETVHRAMFNDITKMCETNFERDFKLCNFHNVELRLPFATYQIAQFAAELPLEMKIKLPDDGMRKLILRQVAKNLGLPQAIVEKPKKAIQYTSGVSKTLKKLAQKERLSVRDYVKKTFLTLFKKMK, from the coding sequence ATGGGCGCATTAATAGCAGCCATAAACAGAGGAGACGAGAACGCAGCAGAAACTGCAGTTGCCATGCTCAAAGTATTGGAACATGAAGACGTTGACACTTTTGGAATAGCTTCGCCGACTGAAGTGAAAATAGCAAAGTCTGCTGGAGCACTAGCAAATCAAGACTTCGATTCGCCTATAATAATTGGACATGTCTTCTCAAGAATTCTCACGACAGATAAGCCGCAACCAATAAAGCTTGAGGACGCAACGTTGGTTTTTGAAGGAAGGCTTTACTCGGCTACAACAGAAACTTTTGCTAAAAAACTGCGGCAGAACCACGAAAAAATCGCTGAAGAGAGCATCAAGAAGGCGAAAGGCGACTTTGCTTTTGTTATAGCAGAAAAAGAAAAACTGATTGCTGGCAGAGACATGTTGGGCGTGCGTCCACTCTATTATGGTCAAAATGCAAACTTGGCGTGTTTAGCTTCTGAACGCAAAGCATTATGGAAAGTAGGAATAAAAAATGCCGATTCTTTTCCTCCGGGAAACACGGCGTCTATCGATAAACATGGTTTCAAATTTAAGCCCGTTAAAACGTTTGTTTATTCGGAGCCTAGGCGCTTACCAATTCAAACTGCCGCCGAAAAACTGCAAAGGCTTCTGCAACAATCGATAAGGGAAAGAATGCTTGGACAGAAGGAAATTGCCGTGGCTTTTTCAGGCGGATTAGACAGCAGCATAATTGCGTTTCTCGCAAAGAAAACTGCGGCAAATGTTCACTTGATACATGTTAGCCTTGAAGGGCAACCGGAAACTGAACATGCAAAAAAAGCAGCAGAAGAGCTTGCGTTACCAATTCATGTTCACCTTTTCAGCGAAAAGGATGTTGAGAAAACGCTTCCAAAAGTTCTTTGGCTAATTGAAGAGCCAGACCCTGTAAAAGCAAGCATAGGCATTCCTATTTATTGGGCTGCAGAAAAAGCGGCTAAAGCGAATTTCAAAATAATGTTAGCTGGTCAAGGTGCAGATGAGCTTTTTGGGGGATACAAGCGATACGTCGATGACTACTTGACATATGGAAGTGAAACAGTGCACAGAGCAATGTTCAACGATATTACTAAAATGTGTGAAACCAACTTTGAGAGAGACTTCAAACTCTGCAACTTCCACAATGTAGAACTACGCTTGCCCTTTGCCACTTACCAAATAGCACAATTTGCTGCAGAATTACCTTTGGAAATGAAAATCAAATTACCAGACGATGGAATGCGAAAGCTGATTCTGAGGCAAGTCGCCAAAAATCTTGGCCTTCCGCAAGCTATAGTGGAAAAACCGAAAAAAGCGATACAATACACATCGGGCGTTAGCAAAACTCTGAAAAAACTCGCACAAAAGGAAAGATTATCCGTTAGAGATTACGTAAAGAAAACATTCTTGACACTCTTCAAGAAGATGAAATAA
- a CDS encoding iron-sulfur cluster assembly scaffold protein — MSRIPLPYNPKVLELFKNPKNLGKMEDATVTAVAGNPSCGDMITFYLKINDQDIIERASFESYGCAANIATSSIVTEMIKNMKLEEAWKISWKSVAEEVGGLPSVKFHCGILAVGALKRAIRKYYKNKGVSPSWIQEELSFEEKQALEEEELAKVLAKRIKLEEEK; from the coding sequence ATGTCGCGGATACCTTTACCTTACAATCCCAAGGTGCTTGAACTATTCAAAAACCCTAAAAATTTGGGCAAAATGGAAGACGCTACGGTAACCGCAGTTGCAGGCAACCCCTCTTGCGGAGACATGATAACTTTCTACCTTAAAATTAACGACCAAGATATCATCGAAAGAGCGTCTTTTGAAAGTTACGGCTGTGCAGCTAACATTGCCACGTCAAGCATAGTCACCGAAATGATTAAGAATATGAAACTTGAGGAAGCATGGAAAATATCTTGGAAGTCGGTTGCAGAAGAAGTTGGTGGACTGCCGAGTGTAAAGTTTCACTGTGGCATTTTAGCTGTTGGAGCTTTGAAGCGAGCCATCAGGAAATATTACAAGAACAAAGGTGTTTCGCCCAGCTGGATACAGGAAGAATTAAGTTTTGAAGAGAAGCAAGCGTTGGAAGAAGAGGAGTTGGCGAAGGTTCTCGCTAAACGGATTAAGCTTGAGGAAGAAAAGTAA
- a CDS encoding DUF2095 family protein gives MEFDKERFKRMFPNLAKEMEIDDHKVSVNSVRTDTQTGEKASSGRFVHYMPDVIDFIRRCDTEKQAEEIIAYLEKRGEISKQYARKLRKQLRESGVRSFGSKKEENYYFKHGEL, from the coding sequence TTGGAATTTGACAAAGAGCGTTTCAAAAGAATGTTTCCTAACTTAGCCAAGGAAATGGAAATCGATGACCATAAGGTTTCAGTAAATTCTGTGCGAACAGACACGCAGACCGGTGAGAAAGCGTCATCTGGAAGGTTTGTTCATTACATGCCTGATGTAATAGACTTTATTAGGCGATGTGACACCGAGAAACAAGCGGAAGAAATAATAGCATACTTGGAAAAGAGGGGCGAAATAAGTAAGCAATATGCTAGGAAGCTTAGGAAGCAGCTTAGAGAAAGTGGCGTAAGAAGTTTTGGTTCAAAGAAAGAAGAGAATTACTACTTTAAACATGGCGAACTCTGA
- a CDS encoding cysteine desulfurase, translated as MFDPYKVREDFPILKRKINDHPLIYFDNAASSQKPKQVIDAMKNFYENHNANVHRAVHTLSQEASQFYEDAHEEVAKFINANGIEETIFVRGTTEAINLVAYAWGLRNLKKGDEVIVSLMEHHSNIVPWEILSKINGFNIKYAEVNNDGTLNYEDFESKVSGKTKIVCFSHVSNVTGVINDVKRIAKIAHEHGALTLVDGAQSVPHLPVNVKELDIDFLAFSGHKMLGPTGIGCLYGKRELLEDMAPFHGGGEMIREVSYNPATKRCSISWNDLPWKFEAGTPNVGGSVGFMEAIKYLKKLGMENVKEHECTMTEYAMKRLEECKKTEVYGPKNTSIKCGIIPFGVDGLSSHDVALFLDNYGIMVRSGFHCAQPLHQIFKLSSSARVSFYVYNTREEIDRFIEVLKEIELV; from the coding sequence ATGTTCGACCCTTATAAGGTTCGAGAGGATTTTCCAATATTAAAACGGAAAATCAACGACCACCCACTAATCTACTTCGATAACGCGGCAAGTTCACAAAAGCCAAAGCAGGTAATAGACGCTATGAAAAACTTCTACGAAAACCACAATGCAAATGTTCACAGAGCCGTTCACACCCTTTCTCAAGAGGCTTCTCAGTTTTACGAAGATGCACATGAAGAAGTTGCAAAATTCATTAACGCAAACGGTATTGAAGAGACAATTTTTGTTAGAGGCACAACTGAAGCCATCAACCTTGTTGCTTATGCGTGGGGTCTCCGTAATCTGAAAAAAGGTGATGAGGTAATTGTGTCTTTGATGGAACACCACAGTAACATTGTTCCTTGGGAGATTCTGTCAAAAATAAACGGTTTCAACATTAAATACGCAGAAGTCAACAATGATGGCACATTAAACTACGAAGATTTTGAAAGCAAGGTTTCCGGCAAGACTAAAATTGTCTGTTTCAGCCACGTTTCAAACGTCACTGGAGTTATAAATGATGTAAAGCGAATTGCAAAAATTGCGCATGAACATGGCGCCTTAACACTTGTGGACGGCGCACAATCAGTTCCGCATTTGCCAGTTAACGTTAAAGAATTAGACATTGATTTTCTCGCTTTTTCCGGACATAAAATGCTGGGGCCCACGGGTATCGGTTGTTTGTATGGTAAGCGTGAACTTCTTGAAGATATGGCACCTTTTCATGGCGGAGGCGAAATGATACGTGAAGTCTCATACAATCCTGCTACGAAGCGTTGTTCGATTTCTTGGAATGATTTGCCATGGAAATTTGAGGCTGGAACGCCGAATGTTGGTGGTAGTGTTGGGTTTATGGAAGCAATCAAATATCTGAAGAAGTTGGGTATGGAGAATGTTAAGGAACATGAATGTACAATGACAGAGTATGCCATGAAACGCTTAGAAGAATGCAAGAAAACCGAGGTTTATGGTCCAAAGAACACATCTATTAAATGTGGAATAATTCCTTTTGGTGTGGACGGTTTAAGCTCGCATGATGTCGCTTTGTTTCTTGACAATTATGGAATCATGGTGAGAAGCGGTTTTCACTGCGCCCAACCGTTACATCAGATATTTAAGTTAAGCTCCTCAGCACGAGTGAGCTTCTACGTTTACAACACACGCGAAGAAATTGACCGTTTCATAGAAGTTTTGAAGGAAATTGAGTTGGTTTAA
- a CDS encoding DEAD/DEAH box helicase translates to MKITDLPIPEAVKEVTIKSGIIELYPPQEEAVKAGVLEGKNLVLASPTASGKTLIAEFCALKHILEGNGKTVYLTPLRALANEKFEEFKKYTQIKKKDENRVRVGISTGDFDSSDPWLERYDIIITTNEKADSLLRHRTKWMDEISLVIADEVHLLNDAERGPTLEVVLARLMQTNPDVQILALSATINNVQEIAEWLRADYVTTEWRPILLKEGVLLHEKIQFRDGAAHKIEKKTKSPDINLALCTVKSGGQALIFASTRKSAVTVAKKVAGEIEEVLSKPMKRSLEHVAERILATGERTRISETLAELVKRGTAFHHAGLGGGHRKLIEDSFREGKIKVLTATPTLAFGVNLPARTVIIQDYRRYEPGYGWYPISVLEYKQMAGRAGRPKYDKVGEAVLIAKTDDEADYLMENYILARPERIWSRLAVERIMRGHVLATVAADYAHTERGIYDFFGRTFYAYQYEISAIKSIIAKILKYLYDEEMIEVDGESIFATKFGKRVSELYIDPVSAVIIRDALRRKPAYFTDLSLLHMIAHTPDMGPIMRPYTQEIDEIAVFVDEHRDEFLVDMPNEWEDHIAYEQFLGEVKTAMVLKAWIEELSEDQIIEKFRTQPGDLYRTIENAKWLLYATHELAMLFGNKHVLPQTNELRERTEKGVKKELLPIVKLEGVGRVRGRILYNSGYKTIEDIKYAPIENLMNLPLIGPKLAKKIKEQVGGYVKKDSWEKLGKEEEWKQKALTEY, encoded by the coding sequence GTGAAAATAACAGACTTGCCAATCCCAGAAGCAGTAAAAGAAGTGACCATCAAATCTGGAATTATTGAGCTTTATCCTCCGCAAGAGGAAGCAGTAAAAGCTGGAGTGCTTGAAGGAAAGAACCTTGTTCTGGCAAGTCCAACCGCCTCTGGAAAGACTTTGATTGCTGAATTCTGCGCTCTTAAACATATACTTGAAGGGAATGGCAAAACCGTTTATTTGACACCTCTGCGCGCTTTGGCAAATGAAAAGTTTGAAGAGTTCAAAAAGTACACTCAGATAAAGAAAAAAGATGAGAATCGCGTGAGGGTAGGCATAAGCACTGGCGACTTTGACAGTAGCGACCCGTGGCTGGAGCGTTATGACATAATCATCACCACGAATGAAAAGGCTGATTCGCTTCTGCGGCACAGAACCAAGTGGATGGATGAAATTTCACTTGTAATCGCGGATGAAGTGCACTTGCTGAATGATGCTGAACGTGGTCCAACGCTTGAGGTTGTTCTAGCAAGGCTCATGCAAACTAACCCAGACGTGCAGATTTTGGCTTTAAGTGCCACGATAAACAATGTTCAGGAAATAGCTGAATGGCTTAGGGCAGATTATGTTACTACTGAATGGAGACCAATCCTTCTAAAAGAAGGCGTTCTCCTGCATGAGAAAATTCAATTTAGAGACGGTGCCGCACATAAAATAGAGAAAAAAACCAAGAGCCCAGACATTAATTTGGCATTATGCACTGTTAAATCTGGCGGTCAAGCATTAATTTTTGCTTCAACAAGAAAAAGCGCTGTTACAGTTGCAAAGAAAGTAGCTGGCGAAATTGAAGAAGTTTTATCCAAGCCTATGAAGCGGTCGCTGGAACATGTTGCAGAGAGAATTTTAGCGACGGGAGAAAGGACAAGAATAAGCGAAACTTTGGCAGAACTTGTTAAACGCGGCACAGCCTTCCACCATGCAGGCTTGGGCGGAGGACACCGTAAACTAATAGAGGATTCCTTCCGAGAAGGAAAAATTAAAGTTTTGACTGCCACGCCGACTTTGGCTTTCGGCGTAAACTTGCCAGCGAGAACCGTAATAATCCAGGATTATAGGCGCTACGAGCCCGGTTACGGATGGTATCCAATTAGCGTTTTAGAGTATAAGCAGATGGCTGGCAGAGCCGGAAGACCAAAATATGACAAGGTTGGTGAAGCCGTGCTCATAGCTAAAACTGATGATGAAGCGGATTATCTTATGGAAAATTATATTCTGGCGCGTCCAGAGCGGATATGGTCGAGGCTTGCTGTTGAAAGGATAATGAGAGGACATGTTTTAGCGACTGTTGCTGCGGATTATGCTCACACGGAACGTGGAATTTATGATTTTTTTGGTAGAACTTTTTATGCTTATCAGTATGAGATAAGCGCTATTAAGAGTATTATTGCGAAGATTCTCAAGTATCTTTATGATGAGGAAATGATTGAGGTTGATGGCGAAAGTATTTTTGCAACAAAGTTTGGAAAACGCGTAAGCGAGCTTTACATTGATCCCGTTTCGGCTGTGATTATCCGTGATGCGTTAAGGCGGAAACCAGCATACTTTACGGACTTGAGTCTTCTACACATGATTGCACACACGCCGGACATGGGTCCAATAATGAGACCGTATACACAAGAAATTGATGAGATAGCAGTTTTCGTGGATGAACATAGGGACGAGTTTCTGGTTGACATGCCAAACGAGTGGGAAGACCACATAGCTTACGAACAATTTCTTGGAGAAGTCAAAACAGCCATGGTTCTTAAAGCTTGGATCGAAGAACTAAGCGAAGACCAGATAATCGAGAAATTCAGAACGCAGCCCGGCGACCTTTACAGAACAATTGAAAATGCAAAATGGCTACTTTATGCAACGCATGAGTTGGCGATGCTTTTCGGCAACAAACACGTCTTACCGCAAACTAACGAGTTAAGAGAAAGAACTGAGAAAGGCGTGAAAAAAGAACTCTTGCCAATAGTCAAACTGGAAGGCGTTGGTAGAGTTCGCGGACGCATACTTTACAACTCTGGATACAAGACAATCGAAGACATAAAATATGCACCTATTGAAAATTTGATGAACTTGCCACTGATAGGACCTAAATTGGCGAAGAAAATTAAAGAACAAGTAGGTGGGTACGTAAAGAAGGACTCGTGGGAAAAACTCGGAAAAGAAGAAGAGTGGAAGCAGAAGGCGTTAACAGAATACTAA